Proteins co-encoded in one Astyanax mexicanus isolate ESR-SI-001 chromosome 1, AstMex3_surface, whole genome shotgun sequence genomic window:
- the LOC103037425 gene encoding cytochrome c oxidase subunit 7A2, mitochondrial → MVKLSSAPVSLQCPWLVRFSSRRMKAHLMVLQQVARRTLTTTARRQVENQVPQKQKLFQADNGLPVHLKGGASDAVLYRATMGLTVMGTLFVLYELGKAALPQKKE, encoded by the exons ATGGTAAAGCTCAGCTCTGCTCCTGTTTCTCTTCAGTGTCCTTGGCTCGTCAGATTCAGCAGCAGGAGGATGAAGGCGCATCTTATGGTG TTGCAGCAGGTGGCGCGGCGGACCCTCACCACCACCGCACGGAGGCAGGTGGAGAACCAGGTCCCACAGAAGCAAAAATTGTTCCAG GCAGATAATGGGCTGCCAGTTCACTTGAAGGGTGGAGCAAGTGATGCCGTCCTGTATCGAGCCACCATGGGCCTAACTGTTATGG GAACCTTATTTGTACTGTATGAGCTGGGAAAGGCAGCACTTCCTCAGAAGAAGGAATGA
- the LOC103037759 gene encoding cell cycle control protein 50A — MASSYSAKEEDGQRAGAPGPAGNANSGKKPDNTAFKQQRLPAWQPILTAGTVLPAFFIIGLIFIPIGIGLFVTSNNIKEFEIDYTGTDSWSPCYNCAQNYSWNSSTPCRCTLPFTLEQPFESNVFMYYGLSNFYQNHRRYVKSRDDSQLNGDLSSLKYPSKECEPYRLNENKPIAPCGAIANSMFNDTLELYYIDPNGTQTLIPLMKKGIAWWTDKHVKFRNPGGSNANLTAVFQVSTKPVNWRNPVYELDSDPENNGFINEDFIVWMRTAALPTFRKLYRIIQKKNNMTPTLPRGNYTLEVVYNYPVNSFEGRKRMILSTISWMGGKNPFLGIAYITVGSVCFFLGVVLLFIHHKYGNRNNSSDIPN, encoded by the exons atggCGTCCAGCTACAGCGCTAAGGAAGAGGACGGGCAACGCGCCGGGGCTCCGGGACCCGCGGGCAACGCAAACAGTGGAAAGAAGCCCGACAACACCGCCTTCAAACAGCAGCGCCTGCCCGCCTGGCAGCCCATCCTCACCGCGGGCACCGTGCTGCCGGCCTTCTTTATTATCGGCCTCATCTTCATCCCTATCGGCATCGGCCTGTTCGTCACCTCCAACAACATCAAGGAGTTCGAG ATCGATTACACCGGGACAGATTCATGGAGTCCGTGCTACAATTGCGCTCAGAACTACAGCTGGAACAGCTCGACGCCGTGCAGGTGCACACTGCCCTTTACTCTTGAGCAGCCATTTGAG AGCAATGTTTTTATGTACTATGGGCTGTCAAACTTCTACCAAAACCATCGCCGCTATGTTAAATCTAGAGATGACAGTCAGCTGAATGGAGACCTCTCATCACTGAAG tATCCCAGTAAAGAATGTGAGCCATATCGCCTAAATGAAAACAAGCCCATTGCCCCATGTGGTGCTATTGCTAACAGCATGTTTAATG ACACGCTAGAATTGTACTACATCGATCCCAATGGAACCCAGACCCTAATTCCATTAATGAAGAAGGGAATTGCGTGGTGGACAGATAAGCATGTAAAATTCAGGAACCCTGGTGGCAGTAATGCCAACCTTACAGCTGTTTTCCAAG TCAGCACAAAGCCAGTCAACTGGCGCAACCCAGTGTACGAGCTGGACAGTGACCCAGAGAACAACGGCTTCATTAATGAAGACTTCATCGTTTGGATGCGAACAGCTGCCCTGCCCACTTTCAGGAAACTCTATCGCATTATCCAAAAGAAGAACAACATGACACCCACACTACCCAGGGGCAACTACACCCTAGAAGTTGTTTACA ATTATCCTGTGAACAGCTTTGAGGGCCGTAAGCGCATGATCCTGAGCACCATCTCGTGGATGGGAGGGAAAAACCCCTTCCTGGGCATTGCTTACATCACTGTGGGCTCTGTCTGCTTCTTCCTTGGAGTGGTCCTCCTTTTCATCCACCACAAATACGGAAATCGAAACAACAGCTCTGACATTCCAAATTAA